The following are encoded together in the Streptomyces tsukubensis genome:
- a CDS encoding xanthine dehydrogenase family protein molybdopterin-binding subunit, translated as MNQPPSSLGTPAVRADGRAKVTGAARYAAEHTPPGCAYAWPVPATIASGRVTAVHADEALALPGVVTVLTHENAPRLTPGDEPILLVLQDACVPHSGWFVALVVADTLEAARAGARAVRVEYETDPHDVLLHAGHAGIKQPAEANGGFPADRERGDFATAFAEAQVRVDATYTMTPLHNHPMEPHAAVAHWHEGHLTVHDSSQGATAVRTALAGLFDRPEETITVISEYVGGGFGSKGTPRPQCVLAAMAAREIGRPVKLSLPRGQLPAVVGHRAPTLNRLRLGAAQDGVIAALAHEVLTYTSRIKEFVEQAAVPARIMYHSPHSLTTHRVAPLDVSSPSWMRAPGEASGMYALESAMDELARAAGVDPVELRIRNEPSTDPDSGRRFSSRNLVACLREGAERFGWAARDPRPGVRREGALLVGTGVAAATYPVLVSPSKAEVLALPDGTFLVRTNATDIGTGARTVLAQIAADALRAPLDSVRMEIGDSDLPAAPLAGGSSGTASWGWAVHQACTELLELLGEYGGEIPPGGLGASADTDQQTNTDDAYSRHAFGAHFAEVQVDTATGEVRTRRLLGVYAAGHVLNPRTARSQFIGGMIMGLGMALTEGSTIDAASGAFIESDLASYHVPACADTPEIEAHWIDEDDTHLNPMGSKGIGEIGNVGTAAAIGNAVYHATGVRFRHLPITPDKVLNGLE; from the coding sequence ATGAACCAGCCACCCTCCTCGCTGGGCACCCCAGCAGTCCGCGCCGACGGCCGCGCCAAAGTCACCGGCGCGGCCCGCTACGCGGCCGAACACACCCCACCCGGCTGCGCCTACGCCTGGCCGGTGCCCGCCACGATCGCCTCGGGGCGTGTCACCGCCGTCCACGCGGACGAGGCACTGGCCCTGCCTGGCGTGGTCACCGTCCTCACTCACGAGAACGCGCCGCGCCTGACGCCCGGCGACGAACCCATCCTGCTCGTGCTCCAGGACGCCTGCGTGCCGCACTCCGGCTGGTTCGTCGCCCTCGTGGTGGCCGACACCCTCGAAGCGGCGCGGGCCGGAGCGCGCGCCGTGCGCGTCGAGTACGAGACCGACCCGCACGATGTCCTGCTGCACGCGGGCCACGCCGGCATCAAGCAGCCCGCTGAGGCCAACGGGGGGTTCCCCGCGGACCGCGAACGCGGCGATTTCGCCACCGCGTTCGCCGAGGCACAGGTGCGCGTCGACGCCACCTACACGATGACCCCGCTGCACAACCATCCGATGGAACCGCACGCCGCCGTCGCCCACTGGCACGAAGGACACCTGACGGTCCACGACAGCAGTCAGGGCGCCACCGCCGTCCGCACCGCGCTCGCCGGGCTCTTCGACCGGCCCGAGGAGACGATCACCGTCATCTCCGAGTACGTCGGCGGAGGGTTCGGCTCGAAAGGCACCCCGCGTCCCCAGTGCGTCCTCGCCGCCATGGCCGCCAGGGAGATCGGCAGGCCCGTCAAACTCTCCCTCCCCAGAGGCCAGTTGCCCGCCGTCGTCGGCCACCGCGCGCCCACGCTGAACCGGCTCAGACTCGGCGCGGCCCAGGACGGTGTCATCGCCGCACTGGCCCACGAGGTGCTCACGTACACCTCACGGATCAAGGAGTTCGTGGAGCAGGCGGCCGTACCGGCACGCATCATGTACCACTCGCCGCACAGCCTCACCACTCACCGGGTCGCCCCGCTGGACGTCTCCAGTCCGTCCTGGATGCGCGCCCCCGGCGAGGCCTCAGGGATGTACGCCCTGGAGTCGGCCATGGACGAACTCGCCCGGGCCGCGGGGGTCGACCCCGTGGAACTGCGGATCCGCAACGAGCCGTCGACCGATCCCGACAGCGGGCGACGCTTCAGCAGCCGGAACCTCGTCGCCTGTCTGCGTGAGGGGGCGGAACGGTTCGGCTGGGCGGCCCGCGACCCGAGGCCGGGCGTCCGCCGCGAAGGCGCGCTGCTGGTCGGCACCGGAGTCGCCGCCGCCACCTACCCGGTGTTGGTCTCGCCCTCCAAGGCCGAGGTGCTCGCCCTGCCCGACGGCACGTTCCTCGTCAGGACCAACGCCACCGACATCGGTACGGGGGCCCGTACGGTCCTCGCCCAGATCGCGGCCGACGCGCTGCGGGCACCACTCGACTCCGTGCGCATGGAGATCGGCGACAGCGATCTGCCGGCCGCCCCGCTCGCGGGCGGCTCCTCCGGCACCGCCTCCTGGGGCTGGGCGGTCCACCAGGCCTGCACCGAACTGCTGGAACTGCTGGGGGAGTACGGGGGAGAGATCCCGCCCGGCGGGCTCGGCGCGAGCGCGGACACGGACCAGCAGACCAACACCGACGACGCGTACTCCCGTCACGCCTTCGGCGCGCACTTCGCCGAGGTGCAGGTGGACACCGCCACGGGCGAGGTCAGGACTCGCAGGCTCCTCGGGGTCTACGCCGCGGGCCATGTCCTCAACCCCCGCACGGCGCGCTCCCAGTTCATCGGCGGCATGATCATGGGGCTCGGCATGGCCCTCACCGAGGGCTCCACCATCGACGCGGCCTCCGGGGCGTTCATCGAGAGCGACCTGGCCTCCTACCACGTGCCCGCGTGCGCCGACACTCCCGAGATCGAGGCGCACTGGATCGACGAGGACGACACGCACCTCAACCCGATGGGCAGCAAGGGCATCGGCGAGATCGGCAACGTCGGCACCGCCGCCGCCATCGGCAACGCCGTCTACCACGCCACCGGCGTCCGCTTCCGCCACCTGCCCATCACCCCGGACAAGGTGCTGAACGGGCTGGAGTGA